Part of the bacterium genome is shown below.
TTCCTTTATCGTTTATCGTAAATATACGATAATATATCGTACAAGTTTCATTCTGTCAAGCAATTTTGTTTTTTTTAATTCTGCAAATGCCTGAATACCGTTGAAAAACAAAGTCTTAAATCGTAAGGAAAAAGAAAAAGCCATCTGAAAAACAGATGGCTTTTAACATGGAATATTAAAATCGCTCTATGAATGAACTTCGGTTTTTTGTTCTTCTTTTTCCGGAAAAGTCGTTTTCCAGATATAATCCCAAATAGGTGAACTGACGCCATAACCTTTGGTGGAGTCTTGGAAGTGATGTTTGATATGATGATTTTTGATCGCCAACCAAAATGGTGACCGCATCTGAAAATGATGAATCGCGTAGTGTGTCATGTCGTAAAATAAATATCCGGTCATAAATCCTGTCCACATTGGAACAGCGCGGTTATCGACTACTGCAACAAATAGCCAATAAAACAAAGCCGACAATGGTATGCTTATAGCCGGAGGCATTACCAGACGACGGCTATCCATCGGGTAATCGTGGTGTACTCCATGAAACATGAAATGCATACGCTCCATAAAAGCACCATGCGGTGTGAAATGAAAAACAAAACGATGGAGAGCGTATTCCGCAAACGTCCAAAACACCAGGCCGAAAACGAACCATTCGGCGATTTGCAGAATCGTAAATTGAAGCGTAACGGAGAGATATATCATATAAATAATTACCGGAACGAATACAATCAACGGAGTTGCAGGATGAACTCGGGAGAAGAATTCCAGAAAATCGCTCTCAAACATACGAATCGTTTCATCTTTATTTGAAACGAATTTTTTCGCCATATCGAAACCTTTCAAAACACAAACTTAACAATAAAATGCTATTTTCCCGCAATTATACGTAAATCAGCCATTCACAGCAAGAAAAATTTCATCCAAATCAAGCTAACAATTTTTCGGTCAGAAAGCCTAATGTTTTATCGAGAGCGATACGTTCTTGAGTCATTGTATCTCGATGACGGATTGTGACCGTCTGATTCTGTAAAGTTTCACTGTCGATGGTGATGCAATAGGGCGTTCCAATCTCATCCTGTCTGCGATACCGTTTACCGACCGTTGCGCTTTCATCATAAAAAACTCTGAATCGTTTTTTAAGTTCGTCATGTAATTTCGTCGCAATCTCCGGCATGCCGTCTTTACGCACGAGTGGAAGAACCGCAGCTTTGACCGGCGCCAGCTGAGGATGAAATTTCATTACCGTACGAACTTCGGTTTTTCCTTCGCCGGTTGGAGCTTCTTCCTCGGCATAGGCATTACACAAAAACGCCATTAGACCACGTGACGCACCGGCCGAAGTTTCTATTACGTATGGGATATACTTTTCTTTAGTGGTATCGTCAAAATATTCGAGATTTTTGCCGCTGAATTCCTGGTGCCGGCGCAAATCGTAATCCGTACGATTATGAATGCCTTCGATCTCCCCCCAACCGAAAGGAAATAAAAATTCAATATCAAACGCTGCCGACGCATAATGAGCGAGTTTTTCATGTTCATGAAAATTCAGTTTATCCGGCGACATGCCCAGATCGATGTACCATTGTTTTCTGGTTTCTTTCCAATGACTGAACCATTCCATATCGGTTCCGGGTTTAACAAAAAACTGCATTTCCATTTGTTCGAATTCCCGTGTGCGGAATAAGAAGTTCTTCGTATTGATTTCATTGCGAAATGCTTTGCCGATTTGTGCGATCCCGAACGGAACTTTCTGGCGGGTTGAATCTTTGACATTGTAGAAATTGACGTAAATACCTTGTGCCGTTTCAGGACGCAAATAGACGACAGCGCTGGAGTCTTCCAGAGGTCCGATGTAGGTTTTAAACATTAAGTTGAATTGGCGCGCCTCGGTAAATTTTCCCTCTGCCGCACATTTGCCGGCTTTGCGGCCCTGGTAAGCTTTATTGCCACACATGGATTCTTCGATCTGATCGGCGCGGAATCGCGCTTTGCATTCTTTGCAGTCAATCATCGGATCGGTAAAATTTTCCACATGCCCGCTGGCTTCCCATACGCGCGGATGCATCAGAATTGCGGCATCCAGTCCTTCAACATCATCACGGTATGTCATCGATTTCCACCAGGCTTCTTTCAAATTTTTAAGCAATTCGACGCCGAGCGGACCATAGTCCCAGCATCCGTTGAGACCGCCGTAAATTTCACTGGACTGAAAAATAAATCCACGCCGTTTGCACAAGGAAACAATTTTATCCATCAATTCCGTACCGGAAGGTTGCTGAGCCATAATTCTCCATAATTTTAATTCAACAATGACGAAATGATATTGATATTTAGCTATAAAATCAATCCTATTTCATCTTTGCAACTCGATGGAAATTGTAATACATTCGCGTGGTTATTGCTCTAAATGTATTCAAAAAAGTATGAAATCATTGAAGATCATTTTCATGGGAACGGCTGATTTTGCCGTTCCATGTTTGCAAAAATTGTATGAAAGTCATCATCAAGTTCTGGCCGTTGTTACAGCTCCGGATTTACCGCGCGGACGCGGACAAAAGGTATCGTTTACTCCGATTAAAGAATTTGCAGTAGCCCATCATCTTCCGGTCATTCAGCCTGGCGCAGAAAAAGGCGCTTTACGCGATCCGGCATTTATCGCTGAACTTAAAAAATATAACTCCGATCTATTTGTTGTCGTTGCGTTTCGCATTTTACCTCCTGAAGTGTTTCAACTTCCTCCTCACGGCAGCATTAATCTCCATGCCTCGCTGTTACCTAAATTTCGAGGTGCGGCGCCAGTCAACTGGGCCATTATTCGTGGCGAAAAAGAAACCGGCGTGACAACTTTTTTCATTCAGCAAAAAGTTGATACCGGTAACCTGATTCTGCAACGTTCGCTGGCAATCGGAGAACTGGAAACTGCGGGCGAGTTGCATGACCGTCTTGCCGCACTCGGCGCTGAAACTTTATTGGAGACGGTGAGTCTTGTGGCGGAAGACCGCGTGGAACTTATAACTCAAGACGAAAGTCTGGCAACTTCGGCTCCTAAAATATTCAAAGATGATTGCCGAATTGACTGGAGCCAACCGGCACGTACTATTCAAAATTTTATACGGGGTTTATCGCCTTATCCATGCGCTTTCACTGTTTTTAACGGTGAGTCGTACAAAATTTTTCAGACTGAATTGCAGGAAGTTACTCCCGAGAAGTGTACTCCCGGAACGATTACTGAAGTTCATTCCAATAAAGGTATTGCCGTCATGTGTGGCGACCAAAAAGTTTTGTGGTTAAAAGAAATTCAGCCGCCGTCGAAGAAGAGAATGACCGTCACAGATTTTTTGCGCGGGCATACAATCGAAAAATTTCAAATATTTAAATGAGAGGTTATGAAAAGCAAAAACATTTCCGATCAGGCTGTGCATGCCGGTGAAAAACTGGATCCGGCTACGCATTCGCTAACATTGCCGATATATCAAACGTCGGTATTTGGCTTCGAATCAGTCGATGCGATGGTTGCTGCGTTTGAAGGAAAAACGAATGAATATATTTATTCCCGTATTGCCAATCCGACTGTCGCCGCCGTTGAGAAAAAATTAGCTGCCCTGGAAGGTAGTGACAACGCTGTCTTGTTTTCGAGCGGATTGGCCGCATCGTTTGCGCTATTTTCATCCATGCTTCAATCCGGCGATCACATGATCGCATCCAGCGATTTGTACGGCGGTACCATGACGCAGCTGAAAGAATTTGTTTCGAAAATGGGAATTCAAATTACATTTGTAAATTTAATGGACTCGCCGGAATTGAATCTTAAACAATCAATAAAGCCTCATACACGTTTAATTTTTTTTGAAACGCCGACGAACCCAACATTAAGAGTTGTTGATATTGAATCCGTCGTTAAATTTGCCCAACAGCATAATCTACAAACGATGATGGATAATACGTTTGCGTCGCCGGTTAATCAGCAGCCATTGAAAATGGGAGTTGATATAGTTTACCACAGCGCAACCAAATTCCTGGGCGGACATGATGATGTGACTGCCGGCGTGGCCATGGTACCTGCACGCCTTTGGAAAACCGTCCAAAGGCATCGAACGTATATGGGCGCCACATTGGATCCGAATACGGCATGGCTTTTGGGGCGAGGAGTCAAGACTCTCGACGTCCGCATGCAACGACACAATCAGAATGCGTTATCTTTAGCTAAATTTTTGTCACAACATCCGAAAGTAAAACGCGTTTTTTATCCCGGATTGGAGTCATCGCCGTTTCATACTGTTGCTAAAAAACAAATGAGCGGATTTGGCGGAATGCTCTCATTTGAAATTGATGCTGATCGGGCGACGCTTAACCGGTTTTTAAAAAATTTAAAAATGGTAAAAATGGTTCCTTCATTAGGCGGAGTCGAGACGACTATTTTATTGCCGGCGTTCTCATCACATTTTTTTATGACGGCTGACGAGCGAAAGGCTATTGATGTTTCGGATGGTCTGGTGAGAGTTAACACAGGGATTGAAGACAGCGAAACGATAAAAGAAGATTTCGATCAGGCTTTAAATGGGTTGGCAACGAATTAAAAAATTATCTGACAATTTATTCAAATGGCGAAGGATTTACCGTCCGTCTTTGAGAACCGGCTGTATCGGACCTTCGACATTGCCTTCGATAAATTGACGCACGACATTATCGTTAGTGTTTTTTAATTCATCGGGCGTGCCGTTGAACCGAACGACGCCATAGTGTAGCATCGCAACGCGGTCGGAAATTTTGTAAACGCTTTTCATATCGTGCGTGACGACAATGGAAGTAATGTTCAAGTCATTATTCAGCCTTTGTATCAAGTCGTCAATAATGGCCGACATGATTGGATCCAATCCCGTAGTGGGCTCGTCATATAAAACATATTGCGGATCCATCGCCAATGCACGCGCAAGGCTGACGCGTTTTTTCATACCGCCGGATAATTCAGACGGGCGATATTTTTCGATACCCGGTAATCCAACCATTTCTAATAATTTCGAAACTTTATTGGAAATTTCTGCATCGGACAGCTTGGTATGTTCGCGCAAGCCAAGTCCGATATTTTCTTCCACGCTCATCGAGTCAAAGAGCGCGCCATTTTGGAAAACCAATCCCATCTTTTTTCGTACATCAAAAAGTTCCTGAGTGGTCATGTCGCTCAACGCCTCACCTTCGATCAGGACTTTCCCTTCATCAGGATGCAGCAAACCGACGATATGTTTGAGCAGCACACTTTTACCGCATCCGCTTCGACCGACGATGGTTGTGATTTTTCCGGTCTCGATTTCAAGATTCACGCCGGAGAGGATGCGCTTGTCCTGAAAGTATTTGTATAAATTAACAATCTGAATCATAACAATATCACCGATGCAACAATGTAATCATTAACAAGAATGGCGGCTGACGATAAAACGAATGCCCGAATGGTAGCCATACCGACGCCTTCTGCTCCGCCTTCCGTCGCAAAGCCGACATAACATCCGATTAAAGCCGTCGAACCGCCGAACATCAATGCTTTAAGCAGGCCGGACATCACATCCCGAAGCACCATGAATTTCTCAACACTGGCGAAAAAAGCCTGAGGCGATACATCCATCGTCGTGTAGCCGATAAACAACGAACCGCTCATGGCGATGAGATCGGCAAAAATAATCAGAATCGGCATCATAACGATCCCGGCAATAATTCGTGGCGTGGCAAGATAACGGATCGGATCAATGGCCATAGTTTCGAGAGCGTCAATTTGTTCAGTAACCTTCATCGTACCAATTTCAGCGGCAATCGAAGCGCCGAAACGACCGGCTAGTACAAGCCCGGTAAGCACTGGGGCTAGTTCGATTACGATAGCCCGGCTGGTGGATGAACCCAAAAACATACTGGGCGATCCGAAATCTTCCAATTGATAACCGGCCTGGACGGCGGCTACCATCCCTGCAAACGACGCCGTTACGAGCACCAGCGGAATTGAATTCACGCCGACAATGCTCATCTGTTCGATAATGAGATGACGATCCCTCATGACATAGCGAAGATTTTTTACCGAATGAAACAACAGCATGGTTGATTCACCAAGTCCGGCAAAAAATTGGAGTACCTTGCGGCCGAATTTATCAAGGAGCAGAAACTCGGAAAGCGCAATAACAATTTGTTTAAACAGAGCCATGAATTAGTTTACTCCGGTCTCATCGTCGGAAAAAATAATACGTCGCGAATGGATTCTTGGTTGGTCATGATCATGACAAGACGGTCGATGCCTATACCTTCGCCGGCTGTCGGGGGCATACCATATTCAATGGCGCGGAGAAAATCTTCATCCAGCATCTGTGCCTCTTCATCGCCCCGTGCACGTAAACCCATTTGTGCCTCAAACCGTTGCCGCTGATCGACCGGATCGTTGAGTTCACTGAATGCATTGGCTACTTCGCTTCCGAGAATAAAAAGTTCGAATCGCTCTACGACGCCTTTTTTTGAACGGTGTTTTTTGGCCAAGGGTGAAATTTCAATCGGCTGTTCGGTAATAAATACCGGTTGAATCAAATGACTTTGAACTTTTTCGCTGAAAAGCTCGTCGATCAACTTACCGCGATCCCAGGCGGGTTCCGTATGGATATGTAATTTTTTGCATTCATCCCGTAATTGTTCTTCGCTCATTTCAGAAACATCGATGTTGGCGTATTGTTTGATCGCATCAAACATCGACAGCCGGGCATACGGCGGTTTGAAATTTACCCGATGACCCATCGTGTCAATTTCCAGACTTCCGTTCACGGTTTGACAGACGAAACCTAGCATTTCTTCAGTCAAGGTCATCAAGTCATGGAAATCCGAATAAGCTTCGTAAAACTCCAGCATGGTGAATTCAGGATTGTGAAAACGATCCATACCTTCATTACGGAAAATTTTTGAAATTTCGTATACTTTATCGAATCCACCGACGATCAGGCGTTTCAGATACAATTCCAGTGCAATCCGCATATACAATTTCATATCCAACGTATTATGATGCGTGACAAAAGGCCGTGCCGATGCTCCGCCATATAAAGGCTGCAAAATCGGCGTTTCGACTTCCAGATATCCGCGTTGATCGAGGAACTGACGGATCGCGGAAATGATTTTACTTCGTTTGGCAAACGTTTCGCGCACTTCCGGGTGCATGATCAGATCCGCATAACGCTGGCGGTATCGAAATTCTTTATCGTCGACGTCGCTGAATCGCTGCACACTTCCGTCGTCCAGGACTTTTTCTTTTCCAACCGGAATATACCGGAGGCTTTTGGACAACAACGTTATATTTTCTGCTTTGATCGTAATTTCGCCGGTATGCGTTTTGAATAATACGCCCTTCACTCCGATCACGTCGCCAAGATCGAACTGCTTGCTAAACGCTTCATACATCATATCGCCAAGGATATCTTTGCGCGCATAAATTTGAATTTTTCCGTGCATGTCCTGAATGTGTGCAAAAGCCGTTTTACCTTTGCTGCGTTGAGACATAATGCGTCCGGCCACTTGAACGCGCGGTGCATTGGGATCGTTAAGTTGTGAATCATCGTTGACGCCGAGCGAATCAAACTTTTCCAGCAAATCGCTGGAGAAATATTGACGTTCAAATTTATACGGATAAGGCTCAATGCCCATCTCCCGGAGTTTCTGCAATTTTTCTCTGCGAATGCGTAATAATTCTTCTTCCAAAGCCGATTTCCTGTTAAATGAATAATGTTATAAGTTATGGAGTCTGGTTAAAATATTTTTTGAACTTGTCGTAATAGACCACGCGATAAGCCGGTGCATAATGCGTGCTGTAAAATTCCGAATGATGGATCATCGGATAATTCTGTGCGGCTATATTATAATTAAACTCGTCTAACTTTTCAGGGTCAAATCGTAAATAACCGCTGTGGACCAAGTATACATATTCACGCCATTCCGCTGCGAAATCCTTTTTGGTTTTTTTATTGTAAATCATCGTTTCGATCATGGCTTTGAAAAGTAAATCCGGATCCAGATGTTGTCGCATAAACGGCCGCAAATTGACACGAACCATCGAACTGTCCGTCGAAATAAATTCAATCAACGTTTCATCGGATTCGGCCGAGTTGCCTAGAGCTCCCATTTCCTGCAATAAATAATTTTTTGCGGCAACGGAATCGGCAATCAAATGTCCGACGCCGAGCGAACTTTGAAATAATAACTTATACGCATCCTGAATTTCAAAACCGGGATATTGTTTCTGATGTTTTTCAACAAGCTGAACCAATTTTTTTTGCATTGGCGTCAACGGCTGGCTGCAATCCGCCAAAACAATCGTCAATATTATCAAGATGCTGGTTTTTTTTAAAAATAACAATCGCTCTTATCTTTTTGTTTTCAGAAAAACAAATTTATGAATGTTTAATTTTCTTTAATTCTTGTTTCAGTAATGCGATCTCTTGCGTTAAAGTTTTATTTTTTTCACTTAACTCTGAGATCACAACGGAGAAATGGATCATCAGTACAGCGCCAAAACCAAGCGCAACCATAAACAGCAATGCGGGGGCATATCCGACACCCAGGAGAAAGGCAATCCGGTCAAGCAAATCCCTCCATATTGAAAGAACAATCATCACAATCCCCGCGGCAAACCAGATCAACGAATATTTTTCACGTAATTTCTTTCGCCGAATGAGTTCAAAAACCAGCAACATCATTCCGACGCTGACGGCTATAGCAACAATTTGTATCCTGAAAACCTCTACCGTTGTATTTTCCATATCATTGTTTCTTGAAGATATTAATGAAAATGGCCAGTAACACTTTGATCATATAATAAAGTGAACGAAACAGGGTGATCGACGAGCGTCCGCCTTCGCGTTCTTTCATGACAACCGGGATTTCCAGGATACGAAATTTTCTCAACCCTAAAATAATAACCGATTCCGGTTCCGGATAATCCGAAGGATATTCGTCAGCCAACAGTTGAATCGCTTTCGCCGAATAGGCTCGAAACCCCGATGTATTATCGGTAATTTTCTGACGAATGATCAGTGAATTAACGGCATAAAATATCCGGATTCCCAAGCGCCTAATAAAGGTTGATTGAAAGCCTTGATTGTCTATAAAGCGCGAGCCGATAACCATATCGGCATTTCCATTTAATACGGGCTCGATCAATGCCGGTAAAAATTGAGGATCATGCTGACCGTCACCGTCGACTTGAACAGCCATATCGTAATGATTTTCTGCCGCGTATTTGAAGCCTGTCTGTACCGTGGCGCCGATTCCGACATTAAACGGAAGATCCAAAACCATCGCGCCTGTTTTTTCAGCCACTTCTTTCGTACGGTCCTTCGATCCGTCGTTAATTACGGCAATGTCCATTGATACACCGGCGGGTAATTGTGGCCCAACATTTCTCACACGTTCGATCACGCGATCGATATTTTTTTCTTCGTTAAAAGCCGGAATAATGATCAGTAGCCTTGCCAAAGTTTTCCTATTATGAATTGCAGAATTTTCGCCAGGTCTGCCAGCCCAGTAGTACGGTGACGATGATACCGATGACGGTTGCAATAATAATCCATGAGAGTTTGACGCCGCCGTAATAAGCGTACATGAACCAATAATCTATAAGATACGGCAATTTCGCCTGATCATTTTCCGACAAAGGAATTCGCCTCTGGTCTGAAGTAACCGATAACGGTCCGATTTCACCATCGGCGTGTTTTTGTATAGAATTAAAAAAGAGTCGCCAATGCCCAACAACAGGGCTATAACCGGGGACGAAATGGCTTTTATACATAAATTCGGGATCGGAGAAATTTTTTGTAAAAGGATATTCGCCGATCCAACGAAGATAACTACCTAAGTAAACGCTCGTTCCGCCTCCCTGGATTCCAATGCCTAGAAAAAATAATCCGACAGCGGCTAATTTAGAAAAATTCCTCTTTTGTTCCAACGAATTTTGAAGCCCTTTTCCGGCCACAAGGATACAGAAAGGCAGAACCGGTATCAAATAACGTGGCCCCCAGCTTCCATCGCCAGCCCAGGAAAAGAACTTGGCGTGAAAAATCAGCATGAGCAAAAACATACCGGCGAATAGACCCGTTTCCATTCGATGTTCGTTTGCGAAACGTCGGAATGAATAAAACGCCAATAGGGTAACCGGTGCATACAGGAAAAAACTTTTACCGGAACTGAACAGCAATCCATAAATGCCGACAAAAAGCGGGTTGGTGAATGGTTGGCCTTTTTCTGTATATCCGGATGAGAGCATACTGCCGAATTGTGCGAAATTATATAAGGCCATCCCGCCAAATGCCAACAACAACCACGCGTACATAACGATATACAGCCTTGAATTCTTTTGACTCCAAATTATGTTTGCTAAATTCTTCAGCCAATTCAATGACCATAGCAAATACGGACCGTTAACTACATATGAAAAATAAATGGCAATCAGCGGTAATAAGATTATAAAAACAAGTTTGGTGTGGATGAGGAGCGTGAAACAAACTCCTGCAGCGTGCAATGACAATGTTTTTCGAGTTAATTCAAATTGCCGCAAGAAAAAGAAAACACCGAGTAAGGATAAAGTTAAAAGCGGTTCACGCATGGCAGATTTTGCATACGGAAAAATATTGGTCGAAAAAATTAACGCTGCCGTTAAAAAAAATGACAACCGGTTGGAGTAGTTGAAACTGCGGGCAAACAAAAAAAACATTACGGCCAGCAAGGCTGTGAGGAATTGATTGGTCAGGCTGAGAGCGCCTTTGAGAATAAAAATATGGTAAGCTTCCGGAACCGGAAAAATCGTAAGAGCCAATTTTCCTATTACATAAAACGGCATGGCAACCAGGGTAAAGCCGATTCCCCCGCCTAGATAATACTGACCGTCTTTTCCGTAGACGCCGTTATTGATGATACCTTCAGGAATAGCCAGAGTTCCACGGTCTGTGAGACTTTGTACTTCAAGAAAAAAACCGTTCTCGTCGCTTGAAGCCACGCGGCCACCGGCAGCGAGCAAACAGACTGAAAGAAAAAAGCAAAAAAGAAGAAATAAACCACGTTTATCCATAATGAATTTTTATTTCAAGTAAGTTAATAGAGTTTTTACAATCATTTCGGCAGCATGACCGTCACCGAAATATTGATTTCCAAAAAACGGTTCCCGTTGAATATTGGCTTTATTGGTTATGGTATCAGGATCGGATCCGGCTAAAACATTGCAATCATAATCTAACGTTTCAATCCATTCCGTTTCTTCTCTGAGCGTAATACATGGAATATTAAAAAAATAGGCTTCTTTTTGGATACCGCCTGAATCTGTCAAAATCTGCATCGCATTTTTTTCAAGTACCAGCATTTCCAAATACGACACCGGATCGGTCATTTGTATATTGACCGGTACGTGTAATTGGTGTTCATGAATTTTCTTAATCAATCGCGGGTGAGCGGGTAAAACAATGGGATGTTTGATTCCGGAAAGTCCGTTAAAAATATTTTTGAGTTTGGAGCCGTCGTCCGTATTTTCAGCGCGGTGAATCGTTGCCAGTAAATATTTTTTCGGAGCGATATTGAGCCGAGCCATGATTTCTGTTTTTCTTTCCGCCATTCGGCCGTGCAATAAGACGGCGTCGTACATGACATCGCCGGTAAAATGAACATTTTCCGATATGCCTTCTTTTGACAACCAATCAATTGATTGACGAGTGGGACAAAACAGAACAGAACTGAGACGATCGGTGATGATTCGGTTGATTTCTTCAGGCATCCGTCGATTGTAGCTTCGTAAACCGGCTTCAACATGTGCTAGCGGTATCTGAAGTTTGGAAGCCGTCAATGCACCTGCCAGAGTCGAATTGGTGTCACCGTAAACGATAACCATATCAGGTTTTTCTTGGATCAATACTTTTTCAAGTTTTGTTATAATGGCCGCCGTTTGTTCAGCATGACTTCCTGAACCAACATTTAAATGATGATCTGGAACCGGCAATTCCAATTCTTGAAAAAAAATATCGGACATGGCAACATCATAATGCTGACCCGTATGGACAATAATTTCTTTTATCATGTCCGATGTGTATTGGCGAATAGCCGCGGATACGGGAGCTAATTTGACGAATTGAGGCCTTGCGCCAACAATCGTAACGATTTTTTTCATGCTAAGCGGTCTTGAATAAGTTTAGCAAAAGCTTCTGATTTTTTTTTCCAACTGTTTTCGCGGGCAATCGTTCGCAGGCTGTCCGTATTGATGTTTGAATTCAAAGCCTCGGTTGTTTTAGCAATAAATTCGTCACGTGTTGTTGCTACAAAAATGTGAGAACTCAAACTGATGATTTCATCGGAATAATCCATAACGACAATCGGTTTTCCACAAGCCAGGTATTCATAAAGTTTGTTGGGATTCAAACCTGACGTCAAATCGTTTTTTAAAAAAGGAATGATGCATACATCGGCTGAATGAACATATCGTGGGAGTTCCGTGTATTTTTTTTCGCCCAGCCAATGAACGTTTGCCGGCAGTTTATCGTTAAGTTTGGTTCGAACGGATTGTGATAAAATTGGTCCTACCAAAACCAAAGAAGCGTTGGGTAATACGGATGACAAAAGAAGCAAAAGATCGATATCAAACCAATTTGAAATTGCGCCGCTATAAAGTATGATAGGATGAGACATGGCGGCCATCTCCTGTGGAGGATTTTCTGTTTTAGTTTGATCAAACAATTCGTAATCGACGCCATTTCCTATCAAAAAAACTTGTTTGGCGCTGTCTTTCGCTATAATATCGGCAATTCGTTTCGAAACGGTCACAACAATATCCGCTATCGCAAGAGTCTTTTTATAATAAGCCGGGGCCATGGATAAAGTATCCGAAAAGCCTAGAGGATAATCATTGCAATCGTAAACAGTTAGACGTTTCTTCATCCGCTGGATAATATAGGCATAAAAAATATTGGAAGTGCATATCACTCGATCGACGCCGTTAAATCCGGTAACCCGGCATAAAAAATTTACCCACAACATTGCTGCTAGTGTCATCAGAAAGCGTATGATCACGAAGCCCTGAAACCGATTAACTAAAGCATAAGGAGTGGCTTTAAAAAACGGGACGGTAGCGTACGTGACCCTTCCATCACGTTTTGGAAGAAAACCATTTTTTTTGCCAACGGCAAAACTTTCAATAAACAAAACTTCCCAATCGTCAGGAAATTGCCGGATGATCTGCTGCTTTCGAGTTGTCAAATACGTCCACTTGATCTCGGAAAACCAAACAATTTTCATAGGCGACCGTCAATGAATTTCCGTAGCCACATTTCCAGATGAAAACATCCCCAGAAATTGATATAACCTTTTTCGGGTCCGGATTGCGGCAAGGCTTTAAATTTTTTCCGGATAATGGCATAATCGAAATAACCGCGTTGTTCGAAACTTTTAGAATAAAACACTTCCATCATTTTATCACGGAGCGGGCCTTCTTTAAACCAGTTTTTTTCGGCCGTTGCAAAACCGATTTTATCCCGCCGCTGTAAGATCATGTCCGGAACAATACCTTGCATTGCGTTGCGCAGAACATATTTTCGCGCACCGCCGGTATGAATTTTCTGGTGATCGGGTAAAGAGAATACGAATTGAACCAATCGGTAATCTAAAAAAGGAACCCGGGCTTCGATGGAAAACGCCATGGAATTTTTATCTTCAAACATTAAAAGCGATCGTAAGATCAAACGAAAATCGTGATACGAATTGTGTCGAAGGCTCGAGCTTGTGGTGGATACGATGCCATGCGTTCCTTTCATAGTAGAAACGAATTCACGGTGGATTCCGTTTTCAAGATTTAACAGGAGATAATTCCGGAGGAAGCTGGCTTGTTTGGATGGCAAGGCTCCG
Proteins encoded:
- the wecB gene encoding UDP-N-acetylglucosamine 2-epimerase (non-hydrolyzing); translated protein: MKKIVTIVGARPQFVKLAPVSAAIRQYTSDMIKEIIVHTGQHYDVAMSDIFFQELELPVPDHHLNVGSGSHAEQTAAIITKLEKVLIQEKPDMVIVYGDTNSTLAGALTASKLQIPLAHVEAGLRSYNRRMPEEINRIITDRLSSVLFCPTRQSIDWLSKEGISENVHFTGDVMYDAVLLHGRMAERKTEIMARLNIAPKKYLLATIHRAENTDDGSKLKNIFNGLSGIKHPIVLPAHPRLIKKIHEHQLHVPVNIQMTDPVSYLEMLVLEKNAMQILTDSGGIQKEAYFFNIPCITLREETEWIETLDYDCNVLAGSDPDTITNKANIQREPFFGNQYFGDGHAAEMIVKTLLTYLK
- the lysS gene encoding lysine--tRNA ligase; its protein translation is MEEELLRIRREKLQKLREMGIEPYPYKFERQYFSSDLLEKFDSLGVNDDSQLNDPNAPRVQVAGRIMSQRSKGKTAFAHIQDMHGKIQIYARKDILGDMMYEAFSKQFDLGDVIGVKGVLFKTHTGEITIKAENITLLSKSLRYIPVGKEKVLDDGSVQRFSDVDDKEFRYRQRYADLIMHPEVRETFAKRSKIISAIRQFLDQRGYLEVETPILQPLYGGASARPFVTHHNTLDMKLYMRIALELYLKRLIVGGFDKVYEISKIFRNEGMDRFHNPEFTMLEFYEAYSDFHDLMTLTEEMLGFVCQTVNGSLEIDTMGHRVNFKPPYARLSMFDAIKQYANIDVSEMSEEQLRDECKKLHIHTEPAWDRGKLIDELFSEKVQSHLIQPVFITEQPIEISPLAKKHRSKKGVVERFELFILGSEVANAFSELNDPVDQRQRFEAQMGLRARGDEEAQMLDEDFLRAIEYGMPPTAGEGIGIDRLVMIMTNQESIRDVLFFPTMRPE
- a CDS encoding DUF2304 domain-containing protein, which codes for MENTTVEVFRIQIVAIAVSVGMMLLVFELIRRKKLREKYSLIWFAAGIVMIVLSIWRDLLDRIAFLLGVGYAPALLFMVALGFGAVLMIHFSVVISELSEKNKTLTQEIALLKQELKKIKHS
- a CDS encoding glycosyltransferase family 2 protein, with the translated sequence MARLLIIIPAFNEEKNIDRVIERVRNVGPQLPAGVSMDIAVINDGSKDRTKEVAEKTGAMVLDLPFNVGIGATVQTGFKYAAENHYDMAVQVDGDGQHDPQFLPALIEPVLNGNADMVIGSRFIDNQGFQSTFIRRLGIRIFYAVNSLIIRQKITDNTSGFRAYSAKAIQLLADEYPSDYPEPESVIILGLRKFRILEIPVVMKEREGGRSSITLFRSLYYMIKVLLAIFINIFKKQ
- a CDS encoding glycosyltransferase, producing MKIVWFSEIKWTYLTTRKQQIIRQFPDDWEVLFIESFAVGKKNGFLPKRDGRVTYATVPFFKATPYALVNRFQGFVIIRFLMTLAAMLWVNFLCRVTGFNGVDRVICTSNIFYAYIIQRMKKRLTVYDCNDYPLGFSDTLSMAPAYYKKTLAIADIVVTVSKRIADIIAKDSAKQVFLIGNGVDYELFDQTKTENPPQEMAAMSHPIILYSGAISNWFDIDLLLLLSSVLPNASLVLVGPILSQSVRTKLNDKLPANVHWLGEKKYTELPRYVHSADVCIIPFLKNDLTSGLNPNKLYEYLACGKPIVVMDYSDEIISLSSHIFVATTRDEFIAKTTEALNSNINTDSLRTIARENSWKKKSEAFAKLIQDRLA